From the Terriglobia bacterium genome, the window AAGCGGGTATATGAACATGAGGGCGAATGCGGTCAGGTTTAAGGGCTTCGTCGCTGATCGAATTGAAGCCGGTGCGGTACTAAAGAAACCGGGCGACCTTGCCGTCATCAGTAGGGAGAAAATGCCTCGTTGGATCGTATTACGTTGTCCGAGCGGATGTGGTGATGATGTTCTGTTGAATCTGGATCGCAGAACCGGACGAGCCTGGTCTCTTTATAGAGAGTCTGGCAAGCGGGTCTCGATATACCCTTCAATCTGGAGGGATACGGGGTGTGGGAGCCATTTTATCGTCTGGAAGAATCGTGTTATCTGGTGCGACTATGATGAAGCACTCCTGGATGTCGGCGAGGCAATTGATGCTGACAAGTCTGCCTCCGTTCTAAAAATCATCGGCGAAAGTCAAACGTATATTTCTTATGAGGAAATCGCGACACGTCTCAACGCGATTCCATGGGAGATTCTCACGCTTTGTCATCGTTTGGTTCGCGAAGGTCTAATCGAAGAAGGGCGCATTAAAGAGCGAGGGAGATTTAAGCTCGTTGACAGATAGGGCATGATGACGAGTCTGGGTTAGTGGCAATATCCCGTCGCGCTTGGCTGTCGGACTGCTATTGACCTGCTCATCCGTAAGATTGGCCGTTCTTGAATCCCTGTTCTACTCTGACGTTTAACTTATTGAATCCGCTCACGGAATAGCCGTGATTTTCCATGTTCGGAATACAGTATTTTTTGAATCGTCTAACCTTTGCGAAAATAGGCTTCTACCCAGAACTCAAGGGTCTTGTCGTGCCAATCGAGGGAGCCTGTTAGGGCTGGCCGTAGTTCCATTGCGTACCGCTCCCGCAAAACCTCTTGGTCGAGATGCAGTGTCTTCGCCAGATACTCAACATCCTCCCGGTCTCGCGGTCCATTCCGGCTTATCTTTGAGAGAACCAAATCGTAAGGGTCGAGAACGAAGAGCCGCATGTTTTTGAAGCGTTCGGGGAATAGCTCTTTCATCCGCTCTTCGTAGCTCTCTGGTACGGATGCGACCGCCGCATGTTGCACATGGACCTTATACTTTCGCGCCAAGGGTGAACCTTCCCCTGCTATCTCTTGTAAATCACGTGCGCGATTGTAGGGAACGAGGGAAAAATAATCCAAGTCATTTGTGCTTCGCGGCAGTCCGTAGGCAGCGACAATCGCAAATCCGCCGATGCAGTGAAACTCGAAAGGCTCACTGAGGAGGCCGTCAAGTTCTTCTAGAAACATGGCCCACGGTGAAGGAAGGTCAGACGGCATAGCGCAACATATCGGGCCGCAGATCGCTCAGAAGATTCCATTGCCGTGCTTCTTCTGAGCTATGCTCTCGAAGCCAGCGGCGCTCTGGTTCGTTGAGTTCCTTGCAGAAGGAATCTTCCCTTTCGAGTTTGCTCTCGGCAAGTGCTTTTTCAGGTTCTCGAAGAACGTCGTTCCCGCTTGCCAGTCTTGTCAGAGTCACAGTGAATCCTAGGCGATTTTGCAGGTTTCTCATTCGAGCCTGTGGAACTAGCCAGTCAAAGTCCATGTCTGGATAGCGAGAAACGAGCCAGGGGAGACCTTCGACAACGCGGGCCTCAAGATTACGTTGGGCCAAAGCCGCCAGCAAAAACTCAACCGGGTTCACTTTCCTTGTTCCTCGGCGAAAATGTGCGAAACCAGGGTATCCCAGGGAAGCAAGCTCGAAAGCCAAGAAATCAGGAGTCACGTTCTTAGGAACCTCAGAAACAGAGAGTACCGTAGGCGGCAGCCCGTATACGTGCATCAGTTTTCGAGCAAGCTCAGGAGAAGGATTTCTCTCACCTCTCTCCAGCATCGAAAGATAGGCTTGGGTCACACCCAGACGGTCAGCGGCCTGCTGTTGGTTGTAGCCAAGCTGTAGTCTAGCCTGTTTTAGTTGTTCTGAACTCATGCAAAATTTATAACACCAAGTGTTATAAGTGTCAAGAACATTTTAGCAGAACCGAGGGACGGTTGTTGTGTGCTAGACTCTCTGCCATGCCTGAATGGATTGGATTGGCGACGAAGGGCATTGCAGTGTCATCAAAAGGGACTGCCGTATTCCGACCAAACGAAGCCCTTCAATTTTGTCCTTAGCCCGATCATCAACGCCCTAACCGGCGGGCGTCCGGTCGGTGCGGACCCAGACAAATTCACGCTGATCACTCCGTTTGCTTCCGACAGTTCCCTTTGGTATGGCAAAACCTTCGTTAATATCCACGATGAGAAATCGTATAAGTTGGCGCAGCCTGGGAAACGCTTGCCTCATGAAGCAGAACCAAGTACCTACGGCGATATAGTCAGTCGATATCGCTGGCACAAGGAGGCAAAGAGCTTGGCACCAGACGGAAAGCCCTGCGCCTCGCACACCGCCGGCTTACTGCGTCGCACACCGGTGTTTGCAGCCATTCCATTCCGATCCATCGGCAAGGAAACGGACCGACGGTGGGAACGAGAAGAAGACATCAGCTTGATTGAGCCCCTTACCGTGGAGTACACGCCAAATGAGACCGAGCACCTAGTCGCCGACCCGATCCTCCAGCTTGAAGCTCGTCGGGTGTCGAATCGGAACCTAGCCAGGACGGCGGGAGTAAGTGCGAGGACCGTCAAGGATATTCGTAAAGGGAAGCGGGTTAGAAAGGCAACAGCTAAAAAGTGCATTGCAGCGCCGGATTTATGTAAGATTAAGTAGTCCTGACTGAACAACCTCGCGCCCGCTGTCGGCGATACCGATTGCAGGTCCAGTCTTAATTAGGTGTGAAAGAGTGATGGTTCACCGACCAAACATCGATCCTAATCTGGCTTTCGTCCTTATGCCGTTTAAGCCTCCTTTCGATAGTTACTACGATGAAATCATCAGACCAGCCGCCAAATCGGTCGGCCTTGAAGTTCGAAAGGCAGACGAGGTATACGGGACCGGACCAATAATCAATGACATCTGGAAGCAGATTTGGGCTGCAACTGTTGTCATTGCGGACGTCACCGCCTACCCGTATCCGTTTCCGATTGTGCCAATGGGAACACACGACAAACACGACGCTGTTGGGCATCTTTCACGCGACGGTCGGGTTCACGTTTTCAACAGTGCAATCGTCGAGCAACTTGTCCGTGCTGGTTTACGCGCACGTGTCTAGGAAAATGGAACCAAATCATCTGGCGCAATCTTCACCCCGGTAGCCTCAAGCCGGGGCGACTGATTTCGGCGCT encodes:
- a CDS encoding helix-turn-helix domain-containing protein, translating into MSSEQLKQARLQLGYNQQQAADRLGVTQAYLSMLERGERNPSPELARKLMHVYGLPPTVLSVSEVPKNVTPDFLAFELASLGYPGFAHFRRGTRKVNPVEFLLAALAQRNLEARVVEGLPWLVSRYPDMDFDWLVPQARMRNLQNRLGFTVTLTRLASGNDVLREPEKALAESKLEREDSFCKELNEPERRWLREHSSEEARQWNLLSDLRPDMLRYAV